The sequence ACCATAACCCCCTCTGAGGCAAAATATAATATTCTCAACACGCCCACGCACCAGATTTCCTGATGACAATTAACTAACACTTGAAAGTAGTGTTAGTAGCTATTTTTATTAGCTGCATCAGCAAATTTTTTCAATATGTTAAGACTACGTTAGCAAATCTCAACGCTGACGGACATGAGTATTTTCAATTGCTTGTATAACTATATGTAAAAAATGTTTCTCTAAATCTAGTTAAGGTTAAAAACGGTAATTGTCGTGCATTCTTTATAATTCCGGCTTTTTTGACTATGCTGCACTCAAGAAAAGCGGAAATAGCTTGATATTTAATGTATTATTTCGATAATTTATTTAAGTAATCCCACTAATTCACCATCGCCAGCAATTACCTCACCAATCGCTAAAGCTGGGATATCCTGTGATTGAAAGTAAGTAATTGTCTGTTGTACCTGATGGGGTGGTACTAGCAGCACAAATCCAATACCCATGTTAAAGGTGTTGTACATAGCCTCAGAACTCACACTGCCGGCTGTAGCTAGCCACTCAAATAGAGGAGGTAAAATCCAACTGTTGGGGTCAATTTTTATAGCTTGACCTTTACCCAAGCATCTAGGTAAATTTTCTGGTAATCCACCGCCTGTGATGTGAGCCATGCCGTGAATTTCTATACCTGCTTGACGAGCAGCTAGGACAGGTTTAACATAAATGCGCGTGGGTTTAAGAAAAGCTGCGCCGAGAGTTTCACCAGCTAATGATTCTGGGCATTCATTCCAAGAGAATCCGCGATCGCTGACAATTTTCCTGACTAAACTTAAACCATTGCTATGTACACCAGTGCTTGCGAGGGCGATCGCTACATCTCCCACCTGTACCTGAGAACCATCCAGCATCTGGCTTTTCTCCACAATCCCCACACAAAACCCAGCCAAGTCATACTCTCCGACTTGATAAAAACCGGGCATTTCTGCTGTTTCTCCCCCTAATAAAGCACAACCTGCCAGTTTACATCCAGCGGCTATCCCTGCCACAACTTTAGTTAACTGCTCTTTATTTAAAGCGCCTGTTGCTACGTAATCTAAAAAAAATAGTGGTTCTGCACCAGATGTCAAGACATCATTGACACACATAGCCACTAAATCGATGCCAACTGTATCATGACTATTGAGAATTTGAGCAATTTTTAGCTTTGTACCCACACCATCTGTCCCGGAAACTAGCACTGGTTCTTGATAACCGCTAGGTAGCTGAAAACAACCACCAAAACCGCCTAGTCCACCAATCACTTCCGGCCTAAAGGTGCTGTGAACCAAATTGCGAATTTGCTCGACAAAGGCTCGACCAGCTTCAACATCAACTCCAGCATCCCGATAATCCATTCCTGACGGCACCGTTACAATCTGCGACAAACTAAGGTTATCATTACATATTTAGGTGCTACAGGTAGTCAGTCGATTTGAGATTTAGGGAATTTATTAGTCGCCAGTTTGACCATTGAGCCTTAACAACTAAAACACCTCATCTTCCATACCGCGCCACCATTCCCCCAAATTCATCAAATCTTGGTAGATATCTTGCAGTTCCTCAGCGTAAGTATCTGGGGAAATCAGCGCTTGGCGTTCTTGCAGTTTCTTGAGGCGTAGTTGCACTAATAACCAAGGTTTAGCAATACTGTTCGTTGCTTCTAAATATTGAGCTAGTTCTCTGCTATTCATAATATTTGCTTGGGGAATTTGGGGACTACTAGCGCAGCAAGACTAAAATATCGCAATTCCCAAAAATGGACTTGCGGAAATAATGATTTATGCCTTAAACAAAAGCATTGTAGAGACGAAGCAAACGCAACGTCTCTACATTTATTTTTGGGCATTGCTGATTGAGGATAAAAAAATAAATTTGGATAAATTTATCCCCAGATTCAGCAACGCCGATTTTGAGAAAACAGCTGTAGCTAATTAGGCTTTAGCGTAATTTTCAGCCGCGAAGTCCCAGTTAATCAACTGTTCTAAGTAATTCTTAATGAAAGCGGGGCGAGCATTTCTATAGTCGATGTAGTAAGCGTGCTCCCAAACGTCTAAGGTTAGGAGTGCTTTTTGTCCGTAAGCCAAGGGGTTCTCTGCGTTTGGTGTTTTAGTCACCTTCAGTGTACCACCGTCATCAATTAGCCAAGCCCAGCCACTGCCAAATTGAGTTGCAGCTGCATTAGAAAACTCTTCTTTGAATTTGTCAAAGCTACCAAAATCTTGATCAATCTTCGCCGCTAGTTCACCACTGGGTGCGCCACCACCTGCAGGTTTTAAGGAACTCCAGAAGAAGGTGTGGTTCCAAACTTGAGCCGCGTTGTTAAAGATTCCCGCTTTGGATGCATCTTTGAAAGATGCTTTGATCACTTCTTCTAGTGATTTGTCAGCCAGTTCTGTACCATCAGTGAGCTTGTTGAGGTTGTCTACATAAGCTTTGTGATGTTTACCATAGTGATATTCAAAGGTTTCGCCTTTCATACCATAAGGCTCTAGAGCATTAAAGTCGTAGGGAAGGGGAGCTTGTGCGAATGCCATTTTGTGAAATCCTCTCTTTAGCGTTTTCCAGTTTAGAGCTATTGCAGCAGATTAGGAAATTACAGCTGTTGTGTTTACTAGTTATATATCCTTAATTCTGGGACATAAAACTTAACATCGTCATTTTACTACCAAAGTGAAGATTCAGACAAAGTAGTTGCAAATGCCCTAGGGCGAGAACCTGAGATTCTCAACTCTCTTAAATCCTACGGTTTTGAGCTTATGGTTTTGGGCTTTATCTCTCTACTTACTTATTAAGCTAAATCTCCCAGATGGAAAACTTCTAACCTTAGTGGTATTGGCCAGATATATTTTAAATTACTCTAAAATCAGTCTTTAGTTAGATGAATTAATTTTGTAATCAATTAAGATAGATGATGCCAATACTGTTTTTAAATAAAGACAGCTAATTACCAAGAGAGATTATAAGGGTTTCGGAGTTACATTTTTAGGGTTGTGAGTGAGTTGGGACTCACAACCACGCGTTGAAACGGAACCTATAGCAATAGGCAATGATTACCACAGGGATAAACACTGCTAACAATTGTTAACTATAAGCGGCAATGAATACTACAGAGATAAACGCTGCTGACAATAGCTAACTATTTGTGCAGTCACATCAGAGGCGCTCAGTCCATCGGTTTGGATTTCGATTGCATCAGTGGCTTTCTTTAAAGGAGAGACTTTGCGAGTGCTATCTTTCCAATCACGTTCAGCAATATCCCGTTCCAGCTGTTCTAGGCTGACTTCGGGTAGACCTTGTTTTTTAAAATCTTGCTGACGCCGACGTGCGCGCTCACTCACAGAAGCGGTCAAGAAAATTTTCACTTCTGCATCGGGAAATACATGAGTACCAATGTCCCGTCCTTCAGCGACTAAACCGCCTCTTTTACCCCAGCTTTGTTGCTGTTTGACCAGCGCTCTACGCACAGCACTCTGAGCTGCGATCGCTGATACTTTAGATGTGACTTCCACAGTGCGAATTTCTTGGGTAACATCAGTACCGTTAATCCAAACCCGCACAGGAGATTGCAAGTCCTGACTGGGGGTGAGTTGGATTTCGCACTGGCTAACCAATTCAGCAATTGCACACTCATCGTCCAACGCGACTTGGCTTTGCAACACTAACCAAGTAACAGCCCGGTACATAGAGCCTGTATCTAAATACACAAGACCTAACTTGGTAGCTACTTGACGAGCCACTGTGGATTTTCCCGCACCGGCTGGGCCATCAATAGCGATGACGGGTAGGCGATCGCACAAGATAATATTATCAATCAAACGTGTAGAACCAAGACGAGCTGCGATCGCCACCATTCCTTCCTCCTCAATTGTTTCTAAGTACATCAACGTAGTCGGTTCAACCAATTCAATATATTCCACGAAAATATCACTGACCATTGCCACTTCTCGCTGTACCACTGCTATCAGCTTGCTAGAATCACGTTCTCCAGCGAGAAACGCAGCTTCAGCCTGCTGCAAACCACGACACAACACCGCAGCCTGCTCTTTCTCCGTTGCAGTCAAATATTGATTGCGGGAACTTAAGGCCAAACCAGAGGCTTCCCGCACCGTTGGACAAGCAACAATATCTACGGCAAAATTCAAGTCTGCTACCAACCGCCGAATAATAGCTAGTTGTTGACTATCCTTTTGACCGAAGTAGGCTCGGTCAGGCTGCACCAAGTTAAAAAGCTTGGTAACAATTGTTGCTACACCCTGAAAGTGACCTAGCCGAGAACTACCACACAAGCCAGATATCATAGCAGATGGAGGTGTTACTTGTGTAACCTTCGATTCTTGTATATTCTTCTGCCCCACTCCCATTTCTTCCGGAGTCGGCGCAAAAATTATGTCTACCCCCGCTGCTGCACAAAGCTGCACGTCTAAATCAAAAGTCCGGGGATAGCGTAGATAATCTTCACTAGGCCCAAATTGCAGGGGATTGACGAAAATACTAACAATCACCGTGGAATTTTCTTGCCGCGCTCGTTGAATCAAGCTTAAATGACCTTGATGCAACCCTCCCATAGTTGGTACTAGACCAATTGCTGTCTGATCCCAACTAGTCTTCTCATCTAGTACCAGGTCTTCTGGAACTGTAAACTTGTTCTGCGAGCGGTCTTTATTTAAATAACAGCGTAAAGCTGCAACTGTTCTCAACAGGCGCACAAAATACCCCTAGTTTTCTCGATCCCTCCCCCGTTAGTTTATATCTGAAACAGGGGGAAGAGATGGTTTAACTAGGGGAATTAGCAATTGGGAATAGAGCATCGGGCAATATAAGTTTTCCTCAGTAGCCCTCTGCTTTGTGCTTTATGGTCTAGAATTATCTTCCCAAAACTTCGATCCGCACTGGTGCAACGCCACTACCGATCATGCCGATAATCCGAGCTGCACCCACGGAAAGATCAATAATCCGCCCCCTGATATATGGGCCTCGATCAGTAATTGACACCACTACAGAACGACCATTGCGGGTGTTGGTAACACGTACTCTTGTGCCAAAGGGTAGGCTGCGATGGGCAGCTGTCATACCTTCTGGATGAAATCTTTTACCGCTGGCAGTGCGACTACCAGAACCATCGTAGCCATAATAAGATGCTATACCCCGGAAATTGAGTCTAACTTTGCCGACAGCAATTTCTTGCGGTAGTTTGGGAAATGAAGCAGGTAAGCGTACTGGTAAATCAGCAATCTCGCTGATGGGAGAAGCATTACCTAAAAGTCTCCGCAAGCGATTAGTAGCTTGTAAAGCATCATTGGCCTGATTATTGGTGAAATCAGATAGACGGGTGTCTTGATTGATTTCCACCAATTCTTGGCTATTGATTTTAATTGCAAAGCGATCGCTTGACTGTTCCTGGTTCGATAAACTCTTGTTTTGGGCTTGGTTGGCTACTTGGGAATTGTCTTTTCCCTTCCAACTGACGCTAATCTGACTAGCGTCTGCACCATCTCGAACTAACTGGTTGATCCTAGCTGCGACTATGCTAGCTCTTTGAACTGGGTCGTCTTGGCCGGTACTGATTTGTTTACCGACTTCTGTTACATTCCCGACACTTGCTACCTTGGGTGAGTTGTTAGCAATAGGGGCGTACATTTGCACGCCCCGAGAATCTCCAATTACCCCAACTTTACTATCAGCGTTGGCAACTGGTATGGAACTCAAAAAGGTAAGAACAGGAATATTTCGGATGAAAAGGGTTGTCGCTTTGCGGCCTTCAATGCTATGAGCGTGAATTTCTGTAATCACAGCATCTGAGGCGGGTTTCCCCGTTGAGGATTGATATTCTCCTACCTTCACCACATCACGAGCGGGTGAATTTTGGGAAACTTCAACCTTCCCTTTGGGAGCTTGAGTACGACCTACTGAGGGTACTCCTACAACGGTGAGAAACAGCGCGACAATAGTCCACAAATGTCTTTGATTCATGCGTCCGATTTTAAAGCGACTGTAGAACAGCAGTTTCACGATTCGTGGGATTCTTGACCACTGGTTGTGGCATCCCTCTACAACTCGAACTCGTTCCGCTTTCACTTTTTTATTTGTAACTGCAACAGACTAACACGAACCTTTGAACCTGGGGATCAGGGTTTTAGCGTAAGTCTTGGTAACTGTACCAAATTCAAAGTCTGATTTCAAGGGTAAAACCTTGCTCAATTGCGGATTTCGCCCGTGTAACGTTTCTTGTGATAAGTAAAACTTTTCTTATGAAAATTTAACATTGACTACACCATAAATTCGCAGTGCATTGTTAATTTTTAGCTCCAATTCCTATTTAAGCCAGTATTTTTTTCTACAAAAACTATTTTGCGAGTAAATACATAATTAAAGGCAAAATATAAAGTTCACAAATTAAGATATAATACTTAGAAAATCTTCATGATTAATGATTTACTTTTTCCTTTTAATTTGAAAATATAGAGGTTTTGCAAAATATCTGCATACAATATTGCGTAATTACTTCTGATAAAACAAGTATGTTTTTTTACAAAAATATGTAGAGAATAATTTTTTCTAATACATAAAGATATGTTATTTAAATTACTTTTGCCTTCCATATTAATGCTTTCTCATATGCAGTCTCAACACGGGAGGTATTTCTTACGGCAAGAAAAAATAAATTATGAAAAAATTAGCCTAAATTTAGCGGCTGCATGTAAATGAGCATTTTTTTTAGTCAAAAAAGATACGTTGTATTAAACCGTAACGAAAGATTAAGGATGAAGAGTGAGGCTGATATCAGAATAACAGCTAACAACTAACAAGTATTTTCGGCATTTTGGCAACTAAACTATCAGCAAAAGTTGATATATTGCAGACATTAATAAAGATATTTTTAACTGCTATCCAGAAGATGGAATTCAATCTATCTTCTTAGGTTTTTGGTTATTTGGCATTTTGGCAACCTATTAAATTTTGATTATGATACCTTCATAAGAATTGCTAGGATTAACGTTAGTTACAACATTAAATACGTTATCAATAACCGTCCCTTGTGTTGGCTGACTTTATGATCCTGACAACCTATTGAATTTTATTTGTGTATTTTTTCCAGAGTCCAAGGTGTATTGCCACTTTCAAGCTATTTGGGCGGGGTCAAACCCGCCCTTTATTTTCAGTTTTTATGAATAGAATTAGGGACTAGTACAAAAATGCTCAAGTTTGAAGTTTAAAACCAATAAACTTGTATTTTAAGCCTTTCATGAATTTGCAATGGTTGCTTTATTTGCTTCGTAGCCGAGTAGGGAAAGTCATGCTTGATTTTTCCTTATGAGCGCGGCTCATGGAGTTTTTTGCATACATATTTTTTTATCTGATGCATAGGAGAATACTTTTGTATCCTCAACTATTTGCGGTGAAAAGATTTTGCAGCAATTTTGCTGCATAGGTGTTAGCGCGACAAACACTTCCTTTTCTGCTGGGAAGAAGAAAGTGTTCGTTGGGTCTTAGGGGCATAAAAGAGAATACAAAAATTCTTTTTTGCCGGAAATTTAAAATATATGACACAGTTGCGTAGGTCTTGATTAATATTTGCAGACAGTGTAATAAGCGATGTTATTTAAGTGGCAAATTGTCTAAAATTTGGTTCCATAAATCTTCAATCGTGATTCTACTGAGTTGCACAATCTGCTATCAGTTATTTATGGATTTGGACACATCCTTTAGGAAGATACAAAACAAAAAAATAAAGGGTAGATTAATCCGGGATGTTGTTATGCACTGGATTTATATAGAGGTTTGGCTCGTCGCCAAACCTTTTTTTCTATTCATATTTGCAACAATAAATCTAGCGATGCGTAAAAAGTTTGATATTGCGTCTGCTTTGATAACGCAGCGAGAGCGGAATAGAATATCACTTTTAGAGCATTGGTCATTGGGAACTTGGTATCGAGCAAAGAAAAACGCAGTTAATTGAATTTTTGTTTTTAAGTGCTTAATTATACAATTAAAAAGACAGTTTATACTGAGATATAGACAAATGTGAATATTCTAAACAATTAGCAATATATCAACAGATATATTTTAATTCCGCAAATTCAAATATTAATTTATACCTTGCTTTTTAGTAAGAAAAACTTCATCATTAGTTGAGTAATAACTTAACGCAGAAACTGCGAATAACAACATAAAAGCAGACAATCTGAATCAGAAGTATAAAAAACATCTGGTGAACAGAACTCTATTTTTTGGTGTTAAAAGCACTAATTTACAGACTTCGGAGTTAGATTAACTCATGCTACAAGGATGGATACAAATTGTATTAACGCTACTAATTGTGGTAGCAATTACTCCTTTTTTCGGTAAGTATATAGCCCGTGTCTTTTTGGAACAAAGTACTTTTTTTGATGCAGTTTTGAACCCAGTTGAGCGAGTCATTTACTCTCTAGTTGGCGTTCCCACCAAAGAAAACATGACGGGTTGGCAGTATGCGCGGGCGATCCTCTACAGCAATGTAGCTATGGGATTGCTGGTATTTTTGATTATTGTGAATCAGGGATGGCTACCACTGAATCCGACAAAGATAGGTGCGCCGACCTGGGATACAGCACTGCACACCACAATTTCTTTTATTACTAACACCAACCAGCAGCATTATTCTGGTGAAACCTATTTGAGTTATGCCAGTCAAATGTGGGGACTGGTATATCATATGTTTACTTCGGCGGCAACGGGTATAGCTGTAGGGATTGCTTTTATTCGGGGTTTAACTGGTAGACCATTAGGCAAT is a genomic window of Fortiea contorta PCC 7126 containing:
- a CDS encoding bifunctional pantoate--beta-alanine ligase/(d)CMP kinase, which produces MRLLRTVAALRCYLNKDRSQNKFTVPEDLVLDEKTSWDQTAIGLVPTMGGLHQGHLSLIQRARQENSTVIVSIFVNPLQFGPSEDYLRYPRTFDLDVQLCAAAGVDIIFAPTPEEMGVGQKNIQESKVTQVTPPSAMISGLCGSSRLGHFQGVATIVTKLFNLVQPDRAYFGQKDSQQLAIIRRLVADLNFAVDIVACPTVREASGLALSSRNQYLTATEKEQAAVLCRGLQQAEAAFLAGERDSSKLIAVVQREVAMVSDIFVEYIELVEPTTLMYLETIEEEGMVAIAARLGSTRLIDNIILCDRLPVIAIDGPAGAGKSTVARQVATKLGLVYLDTGSMYRAVTWLVLQSQVALDDECAIAELVSQCEIQLTPSQDLQSPVRVWINGTDVTQEIRTVEVTSKVSAIAAQSAVRRALVKQQQSWGKRGGLVAEGRDIGTHVFPDAEVKIFLTASVSERARRRQQDFKKQGLPEVSLEQLERDIAERDWKDSTRKVSPLKKATDAIEIQTDGLSASDVTAQIVSYCQQRLSL
- a CDS encoding septal ring lytic transglycosylase RlpA family protein, whose protein sequence is MNQRHLWTIVALFLTVVGVPSVGRTQAPKGKVEVSQNSPARDVVKVGEYQSSTGKPASDAVITEIHAHSIEGRKATTLFIRNIPVLTFLSSIPVANADSKVGVIGDSRGVQMYAPIANNSPKVASVGNVTEVGKQISTGQDDPVQRASIVAARINQLVRDGADASQISVSWKGKDNSQVANQAQNKSLSNQEQSSDRFAIKINSQELVEINQDTRLSDFTNNQANDALQATNRLRRLLGNASPISEIADLPVRLPASFPKLPQEIAVGKVRLNFRGIASYYGYDGSGSRTASGKRFHPEGMTAAHRSLPFGTRVRVTNTRNGRSVVVSITDRGPYIRGRIIDLSVGAARIIGMIGSGVAPVRIEVLGR
- a CDS encoding superoxide dismutase is translated as MAFAQAPLPYDFNALEPYGMKGETFEYHYGKHHKAYVDNLNKLTDGTELADKSLEEVIKASFKDASKAGIFNNAAQVWNHTFFWSSLKPAGGGAPSGELAAKIDQDFGSFDKFKEEFSNAAATQFGSGWAWLIDDGGTLKVTKTPNAENPLAYGQKALLTLDVWEHAYYIDYRNARPAFIKNYLEQLINWDFAAENYAKA
- the purM gene encoding phosphoribosylformylglycinamidine cyclo-ligase, yielding MDYRDAGVDVEAGRAFVEQIRNLVHSTFRPEVIGGLGGFGGCFQLPSGYQEPVLVSGTDGVGTKLKIAQILNSHDTVGIDLVAMCVNDVLTSGAEPLFFLDYVATGALNKEQLTKVVAGIAAGCKLAGCALLGGETAEMPGFYQVGEYDLAGFCVGIVEKSQMLDGSQVQVGDVAIALASTGVHSNGLSLVRKIVSDRGFSWNECPESLAGETLGAAFLKPTRIYVKPVLAARQAGIEIHGMAHITGGGLPENLPRCLGKGQAIKIDPNSWILPPLFEWLATAGSVSSEAMYNTFNMGIGFVLLVPPHQVQQTITYFQSQDIPALAIGEVIAGDGELVGLLK